One Glycine soja cultivar W05 chromosome 2, ASM419377v2, whole genome shotgun sequence genomic region harbors:
- the LOC114378169 gene encoding ADP-ribosylation factor-like, with protein sequence MGLSFTKLFSRLFAKKEMRILMVGLDAAGKTTILYKLKLGEIVTTIPTIGFNVETVEYKNISFTVWDVGGQDKIRPLWRHYFQNTQGLIFVVDSNDRDRVVEARDELHRMLNEDELRDAVLLVFANKQDLPNAMNAAEITDKLGLHSLRQRHWYIQSTCATSGEGLYEGLDWLSNNIANKA encoded by the exons ATGGGGCTGTCTTTCACCAAGTTGTTCAGCCGACTGTTTGCCAAGAAAGAGATGCGTATACTGATGGTGGGTCTCGATGCTGCGGGTAAGACCACCATTCTGTACAAGCTCAAGCTTGGAGAGATTGTCACCACCATTCCCACCATTG GGTTTAATGTGGAAACTGTGGAATATAAGAACATCAGCTTCACTGTCTGGGATGTTGGAGGTCAGGACAAG ATCCGTCCTTTGTGGAGACATTACTTCCAAAATACACAAGGACTTATTTTTGTGGTTGATAGCAATGACAGGGACCGAGTTGTTGAAGCTAGAGATGAGTTGCATAGAATGTTGAATGAG GATGAGTTGAGAGATGCTGTGCTTCTAGTTTTTGCCAACAAGCAAGATCTTCCAAATGCTATGAATGCTGCTGAGATAACTGATAAGCTTGGTCTTCATTCCCTCCGGCAGCGTCACTG GTATATCCAGAGCACATGTGCCACATCTGGTGAAGGGCTCTATGAAGGACTTGACTGGCTCTCAAACAACATTGCAAACAAG GCATAG